Proteins from one Dermacentor variabilis isolate Ectoservices chromosome 1, ASM5094787v1, whole genome shotgun sequence genomic window:
- the LOC142591986 gene encoding salivary anticoagulant protein P23-like yields MAISSFITLSLLVVGALAGTKQDANNYIDTVLRDHLPANVRSLNLDPTHLPGFNVKVDSTGLSNRDLKAQFPSGMLYGLSSVVRRRGDCGVPGWQGSSVTTGCYVSLDSLRLTYDGSVTGYSLLGGKKNISLDLVVEKTNAFVEATAAPGQTATLKTLTVTGIEFRVNVNKKLDLSDKREKKFLKAVKQSASGILQGILYTSFREALSRSVSRVPLPRP; encoded by the exons ATGGCCATCTCTTCTTTCATCACTTTGAGCCTGCTTGTCGTCG GCGCACTCGCTGGCACCAAGCAGGATGCCAACAACTACATTGACACCGTGCTGCGCGACCACCTTCCGGCCAACGTGCGTTCGCTCAACTTGGACCCCACGCACCTGCCGGGCTTCAACGTAAAGGTCGACTCGACGGGTCTGTCCAACCGGGACCTGAAGGCTCAGTTCCCGTCGGGCATGCTTTACGGCCTGTCGAGCGTGGTGCGCCGGCGCGGTGACTGCGGCGTACCGGGCTGGCAGGGCTCGAGCGTCACCACCGGTTGCTACGTGTCCCTCGACTCGCTGCGACTCACTTACGACGGCAGCGTCACGGGATACAGCCTTCTGGGCGGCAAAAAGAACATCAGCCTCGACCTGGTAGTCGAGAAGACCAACGCCTTCGTCGAGGCTACTGCGGCCCCTG GCCAGACAGCTACGTTGAAGACGCTGACGGTGACCGGCATCGAGTTCCGCGTGAACGTCAACAAGAAGCTCGACCTGAGCGACAAGCGCGAGAAGAAGTTCCTCAAGGCCGTCAAGCAGTCGGCCAGCGGCATCCTGCAGGGCATCCTCTACACATCTTTCCGCGAGGCCCTCAGCCGCTCCGTCAGCAGGGTTCCGCTGCCCAGGCCATGA